One genomic segment of Sanyastnella coralliicola includes these proteins:
- the nqrF gene encoding NADH:ubiquinone reductase (Na(+)-transporting) subunit F — translation MTTTVILTIVFFLAVILLLVSLLLFAKAKLSPSGKIKIEINGEKTIEVDGGGSLLTTLGNAGIFLPSACGGGGTCVQCTCQVHEGGGAILPTEEPHFSRKEIASDWRLGCQVKVKEDMKIQIPEEVFGIKKWECEVVSNYNVASFIKEFVVRLPEGESLDFEAGGYIQIDVPKITVNFKDIDITAHPEQHGNPEEFRTEWDKFGLWDLKMVNDEDIVRAYSMANHPAEGNIVMLNIRVATPPWDRARNAWMQVNPGVCSSYVFGCKPGDKVTVSGPYGEFFIKETDAEMVYIGGGAGMAPMRSHLFHLFHTLKTGRKVTFYYGGRSRRELFYIEDFRKIEREFPNFKFHLVLSEPLPEDNWNEKKSVDDEGDGFLGFVHNAVIEHHLKDHDAPEDIEFYFCGPPLMNQAVLKMCDDWGVPPENVSFDDFGG, via the coding sequence ATGACAACAACAGTCATTCTAACCATTGTATTCTTCCTAGCAGTAATCCTGCTACTTGTATCATTGCTTCTTTTCGCAAAGGCGAAGCTTTCGCCAAGCGGTAAGATCAAGATCGAGATCAACGGAGAAAAAACGATCGAGGTAGACGGAGGTGGATCACTTCTTACAACCCTCGGTAATGCGGGAATCTTCCTACCATCAGCATGTGGTGGAGGTGGTACTTGTGTTCAGTGTACTTGTCAAGTGCACGAAGGTGGAGGTGCTATCCTTCCTACAGAAGAACCACACTTCTCACGTAAAGAGATCGCTTCGGATTGGCGTCTCGGTTGCCAGGTGAAGGTGAAGGAAGATATGAAGATCCAAATCCCTGAAGAGGTATTTGGTATCAAGAAGTGGGAGTGTGAAGTAGTTTCAAACTACAACGTAGCTTCATTCATTAAGGAGTTTGTTGTTCGCCTTCCTGAAGGTGAATCACTCGACTTTGAAGCTGGTGGTTACATCCAGATTGATGTACCGAAAATCACAGTGAACTTCAAAGACATCGACATCACAGCTCACCCTGAGCAGCACGGAAACCCTGAAGAGTTCCGCACGGAGTGGGATAAGTTCGGCCTATGGGACTTGAAGATGGTTAACGACGAAGACATCGTACGTGCCTACTCGATGGCTAACCACCCAGCTGAAGGAAACATCGTCATGTTGAACATTCGTGTAGCAACTCCACCTTGGGATCGCGCACGTAACGCATGGATGCAAGTGAATCCAGGTGTTTGTTCTTCATACGTGTTCGGATGTAAGCCAGGAGATAAAGTAACAGTTTCAGGTCCTTACGGAGAATTCTTCATCAAGGAAACTGACGCTGAGATGGTATACATCGGGGGTGGTGCAGGTATGGCGCCAATGCGTTCACACCTTTTCCACTTGTTCCACACGTTGAAGACTGGACGTAAAGTGACATTCTACTACGGTGGTCGTTCACGTCGTGAGCTTTTCTACATCGAAGACTTCCGCAAGATCGAACGTGAGTTCCCGAACTTTAAGTTCCACCTTGTATTGTCTGAGCCACTTCCAGAAGATAACTGGAATGAGAAGAAGAGCGTTGACGATGAAGGAGACGGGTTCTTAGGTTTCGTTCACAATGCGGTGATCGAGCACCACTTGAAAGATCACGATGCTCCTGAAGATATTGAATTCTACTTCTGTGGTCCTCCATTGATGAACCAGGCTGTCCTCAAAATGTGCGACGACTGGGGAGTTCCACCAGAAAATGTTTCCTTTGATGACTTCGGAGGATAA
- a CDS encoding FAD:protein FMN transferase → MKRVVFIFIAAVVLAACGTSEPPVQETPPSTFQNMVITGEAQGTTYTIRYIEDTVDYKTQVDSILLRIDQDLSTWVPSSLINQINAFDRTDTVFAFYDSTKYFSVMFDVSREIWNKTDGAFDPTVYPLVDLWGFGLSNRGDVNDEAVMEAQSKVGMMEANIDMIELEENYLYQTTWIRKGQEGVRLDFNAIAQGFSVDLITEFLEEQGVNNYMVELGGEVSCKGVNAEGNAWRIAIDKPKDDGEREFQAIVNVRNKAVATSGNYRKFYEVDGVRYSHTIDPRTGYPVTHSLLSATVMASDCATADAYATSFMVMGKDDAIAFIEDGMVSGLEVYLIYDEGGVYKTWMTAGMNEVIEELNDL, encoded by the coding sequence ATGAAGAGAGTCGTATTCATTTTCATCGCAGCTGTTGTTCTTGCTGCCTGTGGTACATCAGAACCACCGGTTCAGGAAACACCACCCTCGACCTTCCAGAACATGGTCATTACTGGCGAGGCGCAAGGAACCACTTATACCATCCGATATATTGAGGATACGGTCGACTACAAAACGCAAGTGGATTCAATCCTGTTGCGCATTGACCAGGACCTCTCGACTTGGGTTCCAAGTTCTTTGATCAATCAGATCAATGCCTTTGATCGCACTGATACCGTATTTGCGTTCTATGATAGCACGAAGTACTTCTCAGTGATGTTTGATGTATCTCGTGAGATTTGGAACAAAACAGACGGCGCTTTTGATCCCACGGTATATCCCTTGGTTGACCTTTGGGGATTCGGATTAAGCAATAGAGGAGACGTCAATGATGAGGCTGTCATGGAGGCACAGTCGAAAGTCGGAATGATGGAGGCCAATATTGATATGATCGAATTGGAGGAGAACTACCTCTACCAGACGACTTGGATTCGAAAAGGACAAGAAGGCGTGCGCCTTGACTTCAATGCGATTGCCCAAGGGTTTAGTGTTGACTTGATCACGGAGTTCTTGGAAGAGCAAGGAGTGAATAATTATATGGTGGAGCTCGGAGGTGAAGTGAGCTGCAAAGGAGTGAATGCAGAGGGGAATGCTTGGCGCATTGCTATTGATAAGCCTAAGGATGACGGAGAACGAGAGTTCCAAGCGATTGTGAATGTTCGAAACAAAGCAGTTGCGACTAGCGGGAACTACCGCAAATTCTACGAAGTGGATGGCGTGCGTTATTCCCACACGATTGACCCTCGCACTGGTTATCCGGTAACACATAGTCTGCTTTCGGCTACGGTTATGGCTTCTGACTGCGCAACCGCGGATGCTTATGCCACATCTTTCATGGTGATGGGGAAGGATGACGCCATCGCATTTATTGAAGATGGTATGGTCTCCGGACTAGAAGTTTACCTGATCTACGATGAAGGTGGAGTGTATAAGACGTGGATGACTGCAGGTATGAACGAAGTCATTGAAGAATTGAATGATTTGTGA